The nucleotide sequence GGGCGGCGTATTCGGGAGCACATTGGCGGCACATATATCGGAACACACGGCGACATCGTTGGGTGAAATTCACGTAGCCAAAGTTACGCATGAGGAGCTGAACAGTCTCGTAGGCGAGAGTCCGCAATTCGCCGCTTTCCTCTGCGCCGAACTCGAAGCCTGGCAGAAACGGACGGAACGGAAACTGATCACTATCCTCACTAACACGGTCGAGACGCGACTCATTCAAACCTTGCGCGAACTGGCCCTGGTGTTTGGGACGCCGTGCCCACACGGGTATGCGCTTGAGATTCCGCTCACTCAACAGGACATCGCCGATCTCGTTTACGCTAGTCGACCTGCAGTGACCAAGGCCATGAACGCCCTGCGTCGCCGGGGCGTGCTGGATTACCGACGGGAGCTGATATGCGTGAATCATATCGCGCTAGAGTCGGCCGCGTAATCGAGGCGGATCGAATTGTAATCTCGATTACAGACTTGCGAATGGTGGATCGTTAGATTTTCCCCTCGCGCGGCCACGTCCCTTCCGCCGCTGCCGAGAAGGAGAAAGCTCATGAAGCCCATCACGCCAAGCGCACACGGCTACCTGGACTATGTAACAGTCGCCGTGTTTCTGTTAGCGCCAAAACTGTTGGGGCTCGAAGGCCTGCCGGCATTGCTGTCCTGGACGTTGGCCGGCGTGCATTTGGCGCTCACGCTAGTAACGGATTTCCCGCTAGGCTGGCGCCCTTGGCTGCCATTTTGGATTCACGGATGGATCGAAAGAATCGTTGGTCCCGCATTGCTGCTTGTCGCCTTCCTGCCGAAATTTTCCGATGGCGGCTCGGCATTCGGTTTTTACCTGCTCATGGGACTGGTGATCATAGCCGTGGGCTGGTTGACCGACTATTCCGGAGGGACAAAAGAAGCGCTTAGACCGAGTCTATGAAATCGGTCTCATGCCTCAAGGGGGTCGGCGAATGGCAGCTTGAGGTCACGTACAGCCAATCAGACGGCTTCGGTACGGCTCACCGGCCACTCTACATGTAGTGGCTATCTGTTTTAACCGGATAGGAGCGCTTCGAACCCCTCACTGGTAGTTGAATTTCGTGTTCGACGGGCGAGCCCACATCACTTCGAATTTATGATCGAAGCTCGACACCGTCGGCTTGTCGCTAATGACCAGAAGATCGTTGTCTTGCCGTTCCAATCCCGATTGCGACTCGTTCGCCGAACCCGTTCGCAGCAGCACCCCGTTCACCGAGTAGGATTTCAAGAGCATCAACCCGTCCTTTAGGCCTTTCACTTTGATTTCCACGTTGCGAGTGCGAGAGAGTTTCACCAAGGGGTGATCGTTCGAGAGCGTCAATTTTTCCAGTTCGCGGGGATCGAGATAAATTCTCACGACAGCGCCGCGTTCGGCCGCTCCGCGCAGCGATTCCATGATCGTGGAATCGCTCAGCACATTGAACGCGAAATTGATGCGTCCCCCTGCCCCGACTTGATCCAATATGGAACTGTCGATCTCCTCGAGGTTCATCTCCGGCGAATTATACATTTGAACCAGCGCGGTTCTTTCCGCCCTGGACTCGCCAGCCGGTCCTAAAAGAATCACAGGGAGAACGACCAAAAGCAGCGCTCCTTTCATCTACTCCCCCTCGTTCGATTCCGCTCAGGCCCTTTCGATGCAGCGCGCAAGAGTCCCAACACTCCCGACTAACCAGCCGCCGTCATAGCCGTCGTCTCAACCGCCGCTTTCGGCGGGCCATCCCAGGGCTCGACCCCCAGCAATTGCCAAACGGTCAACTCCAGGCGCTTCGCGATTTCCACCGCCGTCAAAATCGTTGGATTCACCAGGCCGCGCATCACGAGGTAATATTGCGGCATCGAAATATTCGCGACTTTGATGAACTCCTCGCGTTCCAGCCCGCTCGCGTCCATTTTCGCCTTGAAGACCTCCCCGAAAGCTTTCGACATCCCCCAGCGATCGAGGTTTCGCCGATCGCCTAGCTCCTTGCCTTCCAACAGCTCGTAAACCGAAATGTCGAGAGCGCTCGCCATTCTGCACAGCGCTTCGATCGTCGGATTGGCTTCATGCGTGCGAACGTAGCGGTACTGAGATCCGGATATTCCGATGAAGGCGGCAAATTCCGGTTTCAGCATCCCGCTCTTTTGTTGCTCTTCATCGAGCCTGCGCGCCAGTTCCGCGATGAGAGGAGACTCCTTCCGCTCCGCAATCGAAATCACGATCAAGCGCTTGCGCTCTCCCCTGCTCTTGTGTCGTTTGGGCCGCCGAGACCCCGGCCCTTGTCGTTTTGGCGTCATATCCACCTACACCGTCGCAACCGCCGCATCCCTGCTAGTTTCGAAGATTCGCGAGCCGAACAACAGTCCCAAATGCGCTATTCGCAATTCAATATACAGAATTTTCGAGCATGACCATCCGTCGCGGGCGCCTTTCAGAATTCCCCGAGCGAATCGAAGCGACGAAGCCTCAATTCGTGATCCAAGAACGGTATTGCTAAAGCAATATAACGCGCAAGGGCAACCCGCCAAGGCGACGGCTCGTGCGAAGGAGTTAAGGCGTTTAGCGCCATTTGGCACTCTAATATAATTCGCGTATCCTAGCCGAGTCGCGCCGCCGGGAGGCCGCGCGGCTGGTGCGGCGCGCTCTTCACGCCGTTGCGTAGCCCAATCCTTCGAATTTCGGAGAAGCGAACACCCAGAAAGCAAAAACCCGCCCGAAGGCGGGTCTCACTTGGCCAGAGCGCTGAGCGCCGGCCGGGAATTTCTCCAGCTCGCAACTGAGAGATTCCCGCAAAAGAAACCTCAAGTCAAGCGGAAACCTCGTTTCTGCTGACGATCGGTCTTTGCCTGCATTCGAGCGCTCCGGCCGGGTGACCAAACCCCAACGGAGATCCCATGACGACAGCGCAAGCGCTGGCGCCGCATCTGCGCGCGCGCCGAGGAAAAATATTCGCCGGCTTCGAGAAGCCAAGACAGCTCGACAGAAATCTTCGAGCCAGGCTCATGACGCGCGGCCGCGCGCTCATGCGAAAGACCAAAAAAGGCAAGCACTACGGCGCCATCACCGCCAAGGACTACGCCGTCCTCGGCGCCCTCTTGTTCCAATTCGCCAATTGGAACACCGGCTTTTGCTTTCCGTCCTACGAAACCATCGCCGAAGTCGCGGGTTGCTCGCGCTCCCACGTCGCCGTCGCCATCAAGCGCCTGGAAGCGGCAGGCCTTCTCACCTGGGTTAACCGCCTGAAATGGGTCAGAGAGCGCTGCGTCGATCTCTTCGGGCGCGACGGCCTGCAAAAACGCGCGCTGCGCACCTCGAACAGCTACCGATTTTTCGATCCAGGGGAGACCGCGATCCTACAATTTTCATCCAAATCCAAAAATCAGACGCGAACCCCAAACCAAGATTCTCTTCCTGATATGGAACGCCCAACGACACCCCAAACCGCTCCATCAACGAAACTTGAGGCGTCCCTACGACGGTGTTTCGACCTCTTGAACAGGAAAAGCGGCGACCGCGCTTAAAGCGCGGTCCCTCTTCAGCGCTCGAATTTCGCTTGACGCGAAATTCGAGCCCCATAGGCGCGGCTATCGCCGCGCATTAGCTCGGCGGAGGAGTGACGCGACGACGCGCTCAGGCGCGGCGAAGAAGGAGCGCGCGCGACGAAAGGCTCTATCCCTGGTCTTTCCGGCCTCGCCAGCTCGCCCCGCGGCATAAGCCGTGACTGGCCGCCCGCTCCAACGTCGCCGCGTCCTGCGCCGCGAAAACCAGAGCGCGCAGCGGATCGCCGCCCGCCTCCTCGAGCCAAGCGTCGACGAAGGCGCGCAGCTCTTCCGGCAGAAGCGCGCTGTAGCGCGCCGTCCCCCGTTTGGATCGTCCATTTTGGCGCCGTTTCGTCGCTCATCGGCGCTCGCCTCGCGGCCCGTCGCGACGCTGAAGAACGATATGTTCGCCGCGACGACAGAAATATCCCGCTGGTTGGATAATGGACGCCAAGGCGCGGGAGGCGCGGTGACGATGCATAACGTTACTTGATTCTTTTTATTCTGAACAAACCGACGTCTAAGGCTCCAGGGTCGAAAAAAGTCGTCCTCTTCAAAACCCTGTCTCTCCCAACTGAAGCCTCGACCGGAAGAATCGAGCAATGATCATCTTCATCGTAATCTACGCCCATGAAGAAAAGTCTATTCTCACGCAGAGCAGGGTCAACCTGGTATTTTTCGAGCGTAAAATATTCATCCGAAAGCTCTTCCGCGTCCAGCTCCATGAACTCCGCGAACTCGGCTTGCTCGATTGCATCGACGAAAACCACTTCCGAACCAGGATTCCAAGGAACTTTTTGCGCTTCAATGCAGTCTATCGTCAAACGCCCCGCTTGATGCTCCTCCATGAGCGCTCTGGTCCAGTGGTGCCGAACGATCAAGACGCGATCGTCGCCGTCGGCGAGCTTTGAGATTGGCTGGCAGAAGATACTTCGGCCCGCCCCTCTCCACTCCGGCGAAAAGGAAAATTCCGTCACGATTTCCGGCGGATTTTCGAAAGGTTCCGAACCAACGGAATCTCGCTGCGGTTGGGCGATCCTATGGCCGTAAATCACCGGGAAGAGCACCTGTAAAATCCCGCACCATATGCGGCGCGGAGGGTCGGTTCTCATAGGAAATTCAATGATCTTTCTATTAATCATCGCCGCAATCCCGCCAAAGCGCCCCACACGATCTCGGCGGAGCTTGCGCGCTCCGCGCCCCCTCAGGATCGTCCAACAAACACCCCAAATGCGTCGAATTAACAGATTAATATAGGTTCCCCCGAGGCTTTTTTTTATGGCTTTCACCTATTGATTATATTGAGGGTTCTGTGATTTTTATCAGCCGATCGCCCGCTCGTTCGTTCCAAAATACTCATTTGTGTCACCAGTTTGGCTCACGCTCCGCGCACCGCTTTGCCCGCGAGGCCCCGTGCCCGCGCCAACCGGCGCAAGTCAGCCCGGTTGTGCGACGCGCCAAGAGTCACGCAAGCGCCTTTCGAGCGAGTCACAGCGAGACGCCAACTGTCGACATCGGCCGGCGCGCGTTTTCCGGCTCCCGCTTTCGTCATTTCGTTTCAACGGCTCAATCTCTGGCGGAAAGCGCTTCGCGACCAGTCAGCTTCCATTCGACGAAATCGAACTCGCCGCCGCCGCCGCCTCGGGACATACAGGCCAGGGAATCCCGATGAACGCTTGATTGAACGCCGTTGTCACCGGCCCGACGCAAGCCGGGATCGTCTGCCATCCCGGACCGCCCGGCGCCGTGCACAAATAAACCGTGCAAGCGTAGTCGTCTGCGCCCGCCCGCGCGGATTGTCCCATGCAGCCCAACGCCGTAAGGCTTCCGGCCAGCAACAAAACTCTTCGCATGTCCAACCTTTTCGAGTAGTGTTAGCCCTTCAAACTACAACCTTTCACCACGTATTTGCAATGCAATATAATGCCTTCCGACCAGCGGCGGCTCATGGCCGCTGCGGGCTCCACGATCGCGCGTTCCCAGGCTAGCGTCACCGCGGCGACCGCAAAGAACGCCAAAGCCAAAGAGGCTTCCGCCGGCGACCTTCCCGCCAATGCGGCATGAACCACGGTCACAACCGGCAGATGCACGAGGTAGCAGGAAAAAGACGCCTCCCCCACCTTACGCAGCCCGGCCGCCGCCCATCCCGGCGCGGCGCCTTGCTTCAATCGGGCCGCCAGGATCACCCCGAAAACGATCGCCGCCGATGCAAAGCCGAACCCCGAAAAGCCGAGTTCGGCGATGCGAACGAGGATCGCAACGACGACAAACCAATAAACTGCCTGGCCCAGCCCGAGCCCCGGCAGCCGCAGCGGCGGTCCATGCTGCGCCAGCGCCATTCCAATCAAAAAGCCTTCGGGTCGCACCGACCAAAGAAGGCTCCCGACGGGGCGCGGCATGACCGCCCCGAGCGCGAGACCCAATGCGCAAAGGCAGAGGCCTTCACGTCTCCCGAGCCCCGCCAGCAAAGGGGCCAGCGCGTAGAATTGGGCCTCCAAGGCGAGACTCCAAAAATGCGACGCCATCAGCGCGTCGGGACAGGGGGCCTTTCCGGCCCAGCAGCCCGCCCAATAAAAATTCGCATAAAAACCTGCGCCGGCGACGAGATCGCTCGACCAACCCGGGTCACGGCCGCTCCAAAGCCGCAAAACCCCGATCGCCGCCAAGGTCGCCCAGGCCGGCAACGCGACCCTCGAAAAGCGCCGCAGCCAGAACGCCAGTGCGCCCGCCACAGCGTCGCCGCCGGCCTTCGCCCGCATCGCCGCGACGTTTTGCCAAATCACATAGCCCGACAACACGAAGAACAAATCGACGCCAACGCCGAGCGCTGGCGCCGCCAGGCCGAAAGCCAGTGGGCTATCGAGGCCATAGACCAGCCCGACATGCGAACAAACGACCGCCAGAACCGCAAGCCCCCGCAGCTCGTCGATCGCGCCGTTTCGCCGCATCGAAGAAACTTGCCCGCGCGCGTCCGCTACCCCTTCCAAAGAAAATCCTTCCCACCGAGAACATTCCGCGCCAAGTTATATTAAACTGCAATATCGTCAAACAGCCCGCCTCTTCCGAGGCTTCAACGGCGACGAACTTCCCGTCGCTCATTGGAGAACCAGCACATGCGCAGCACCAACCTCTTTATCGTTCGTGGCTACACCGGCGCCGACGCCAAAGGCTTCGACGGCGGCAAGGTCGCGAAAGTCAGCGTCGCGACCAACCGCGTTTGGACCGACCGAAAATCGGGGGAAAGAAAAGAGGCTACCGATTGGGTGACCATCACCATTTTGAACGAGAAAATCGCAAAATGGGCCGCGGAAAACGTCAGGAAAGGCGATCCCGTTTACGCCGAATGCCGCGTCGCGGAGCGCAACTACGAGAAGGACGGTAAAACGATCTACACCACGGACATTATCGCCAGCGTCTTCGATCGACTGGCGCCCTCCCAGGCCGGCGCCGATGAAGATTGACCGGCGCCAAAGCTGAGCGCTTCGCCAAAAGCGCGGATCGACGCGCGCTTCCACCGCCTTGCGCAGCAGCTCTTTCTCGCCGACCAGCTGGCGATGAACCACCCGCTGCGCGATCGTCGGAGCTTCCTCGGCGTGGCTTGCTATAGTCGGCCCAGAGATTCCATTGGGAGCCAGGAAGCATCTTGCGGGCGGCAGCCGACACGACCACTTCGCGTGAAACGCTCGTCGGCTCGGTCGAGCGGGTGACTTTTCACAATGAGGAAAATGGCTTCGCCGTCCTGAAGGTGAAGGCGCGCGGTAAGCGCGACCTCGTCACGGTCGTTGGGCACGCCGCCTCGATATCGGCGGGAGAGTTCATACACGCCGTCGGTGTTTGGACGACCGATCGCACCCATGGGCTGCAATTCAAAGCCGACCTTCTCAAAACCACGCCGCCGACCACCACTGAAGGCATCGAGAAATATCTGGGCTCGGGAATGGTTCGCGGCATCGGTCCCAAGCTCGTGAAGAGAATCGTCGACGCGTTCGGGACGGGAACTTTCGAAATCATCGAAGCGACCCCCGAGAAGCTGAGGGATGTGCCGGGGATCGGGGAATTCCGCGCGGGAAAAATTGCAGCCGGCTGGGCCGAGCAGAAGGCCGTTCGCGACATCATGGTGTTTCTGCATTCCCATGGTGTTGGAACCTCGCGCGCGGTCCGCATCTTCAAGACCTATGGGCACGACGCTATTCAGGTGATGACGGAAGATCCGTATCGACTCGCCCGCGACATCAGAGGCATCGGCTTTCGGACAGCCGACGCCATGGCCATGAAAATGGGCATGACGCGTGAGGCGCCGCAGCGGTTGCGGGTTGCGCGCCGGCGTGTCCTTCGCCCTCCAGGAGGCGACGGACGACGGTCATTGCGGGCTTCCCGTCGAAAATCTCGTCACTCTCGCCACGAAGCTGCTCGACGTCGACAAAGCGCTTGTGAGGGTGGCGCTCGATCACGAACTCGCCGGAGCCGAGGTTGTCGGCGACACGATCCGCGGCGAGGCGTGCGTTTTCCTGCGCGGGCTTCACATCGCCGAGCGCGGCGCGGCCGAACGGCTGCGCGCCCTGGTCCGGGGCGCCCTGCCCTGGCCGGCGATCGACGTGGAGAAGGCCCTCCCCTGGGTCGAGAAAAAGACGGGCAAGATGCTGGCGGCCTCGCAACGCGCGGCGATTGAAATGGCGCTCAGCTCCAAGGCGATGGTGATCACCGGCGGCCCGGGCGTTGGCAAGACGACCCTGCTCGATGCGATTCTGCGCATTCTCGCCGTTAAGGGGACGAAGATACTGCTCGCCGCGCCGACCGGACGCGCCGCGAAACGCATGACCGAACAGACCGGTATCGAGGCGAAGACCATCCACCGCTTGCTGGAGATCGATCCCAAGTCCGGCGGCTTTCGCCGCGGTGCCGACAATCCTCTCGATTGCGATCTGCTCGTCATCGACGAGACCAGCATGGTCGACGTCTCGCTGATGTTTTCGCTCACGAAGGCGATCCCTGCCCGCGCGGCGCTTTTGCTCGTCGGCGACGTGGATCAGCTTCCCTCGGTCGGGCCGGGGCAGGTGCTCGACGACATCATCAATTCTGGCGCGATACCGGTCGCCCGGTTGACCGAGGTGTTTCGTCAGGCGGCCGAGAGCCGGATCGTCGTTAACGCGCACCGGATCAATCGCGGTGAAATGCCGGAATGGCCAAAGCGCGGCGAGGATTCGGATTTCTGGTTTGTCGATGCCGACGATCCCGAGAAGGGAGCGGCGAAGGTCGTGGAAATTGTCCGCGACAGGATTCCGCAGCGCTTTGGCCTCGATCCGATCCGGGACATTCAGGTGCTCTGCCCGATGCAGCGCAGCGCGCTCGGCGCGCGGTCGCTCAACGCCGAACTGCAAAAAGCCCTCAATCCCAATCCGCCCGCGAAGATCGAGAAATTCGGGTCGATTTTCGCGCCCGGCGACAAGATCATGCAGACCGAGAACGATTACGATCGCGATGTTTTCAACGGCGACCTTGGAACCGTGTTGCGCATCGACGAGGTTGAAGGCCTCCTCGTCGCCGGCTTCGACGGGCGCGAGGTCGAATATCCGTTTGGCGAACTCGACACTGTGGTTCCCGCCTATGCGACGACCATACATAAGTCGCAAGGTTCGGAATATCCCGCCGTCGTCGTCACGCTCGCGACCCAGCATTACACCATGCTGGCGCGCAATCTCGTCTACACAGCCGTCACGCGGGGCAAGCGCCTCGTGGTCATCGTCGGGCAGCGCCGCGCGATGGCGATCGCCGTGCGAAGCGGTGGCGGACGCAAGAGGTGGACAAAGCTCCGGGAGTGGCTGACCGCGGATTGATTCTTCTCGGCCGGCGCGTTTGATCGACTGTCGATTGGCACTTGCTCACCCCCGTTGGCTGGAGCCCCGGAGAGAGAACCCCTAGCCGAAACGCCGGCTGACGAGCGCAAGGGGCAAGCCATCGGCTGACGCCGCCCTTTGGGTGCGCTCGCCGGCACCCCGGCTCACGGGCTCACAAGGACAGAATATTGACGCCTCGATGGGATTGCGGCGCAAGCCTTAGGCTACGAGTCGCACGAATGGGCGACGTTCAAGCAGTGGCAGGAGCGCGGTGCCCGCGTTCGCAAGGCCGCGAAGGGCACGCCGATCGACTTCTACAAAAATTTGCTGGTCGATGCTCGCGAGGAAGGTCTGTTTGAAGTCCGAAGGCGACCGCGGAAGATGGAAGTTTTGAATACGGATTTCGGGCGTCTCGCTCGATGGTTCTCTCCGGGGCGGGGTTGTTGGGAGCTCCCAACGCCTTCGTCGCGAAACCCGTTAATTCCTGTTAACTAAAAAT is from Methylocystis heyeri and encodes:
- a CDS encoding DUF4175 domain-containing protein produces the protein MKPITPSAHGYLDYVTVAVFLLAPKLLGLEGLPALLSWTLAGVHLALTLVTDFPLGWRPWLPFWIHGWIERIVGPALLLVAFLPKFSDGGSAFGFYLLMGLVIIAVGWLTDYSGGTKEALRPSL
- a CDS encoding helix-turn-helix domain-containing protein, coding for MTRGRALMRKTKKGKHYGAITAKDYAVLGALLFQFANWNTGFCFPSYETIAEVAGCSRSHVAVAIKRLEAAGLLTWVNRLKWVRERCVDLFGRDGLQKRALRTSNSYRFFDPGETAILQFSSKSKNQTRTPNQDSLPDMERPTTPQTAPSTKLEASLRRCFDLLNRKSGDRA
- a CDS encoding phospholipase D-like domain-containing protein, which translates into the protein MVVLPVILLGPAGESRAERTALVQMYNSPEMNLEEIDSSILDQVGAGGRINFAFNVLSDSTIMESLRGAAERGAVVRIYLDPRELEKLTLSNDHPLVKLSRTRNVEIKVKGLKDGLMLLKSYSVNGVLLRTGSANESQSGLERQDNDLLVISDKPTVSSFDHKFEVMWARPSNTKFNYQ
- a CDS encoding single-stranded DNA-binding protein — protein: MRSTNLFIVRGYTGADAKGFDGGKVAKVSVATNRVWTDRKSGERKEATDWVTITILNEKIAKWAAENVRKGDPVYAECRVAERNYEKDGKTIYTTDIIASVFDRLAPSQAGADED
- a CDS encoding helix-turn-helix domain-containing protein, with translation MISIAERKESPLIAELARRLDEEQQKSGMLKPEFAAFIGISGSQYRYVRTHEANPTIEALCRMASALDISVYELLEGKELGDRRNLDRWGMSKAFGEVFKAKMDASGLEREEFIKVANISMPQYYLVMRGLVNPTILTAVEIAKRLELTVWQLLGVEPWDGPPKAAVETTAMTAAG
- a CDS encoding ArdC-like ssDNA-binding domain-containing protein, translating into MAAQALGYESHEWATFKQWQERGARVRKAAKGTPIDFYKNLLVDAREEGLFEVRRRPRKMEVLNTDFGRLARWFSPGRGCWELPTPSSRNPLIPVN
- a CDS encoding acyltransferase family protein, which gives rise to MRRNGAIDELRGLAVLAVVCSHVGLVYGLDSPLAFGLAAPALGVGVDLFFVLSGYVIWQNVAAMRAKAGGDAVAGALAFWLRRFSRVALPAWATLAAIGVLRLWSGRDPGWSSDLVAGAGFYANFYWAGCWAGKAPCPDALMASHFWSLALEAQFYALAPLLAGLGRREGLCLCALGLALGAVMPRPVGSLLWSVRPEGFLIGMALAQHGPPLRLPGLGLGQAVYWFVVVAILVRIAELGFSGFGFASAAIVFGVILAARLKQGAAPGWAAAGLRKVGEASFSCYLVHLPVVTVVHAALAGRSPAEASLALAFFAVAAVTLAWERAIVEPAAAMSRRWSEGIILHCKYVVKGCSLKG
- a CDS encoding Crp/Fnr family transcriptional regulator; the encoded protein is MLSEHEITRWRTIAPSLVTLDFHDRAVVYRQGDRLASLFWLLKGIVKLSHITEGGIQLTTDVMGPGGVFGSTLAAHISEHTATSLGEIHVAKVTHEELNSLVGESPQFAAFLCAELEAWQKRTERKLITILTNTVETRLIQTLRELALVFGTPCPHGYALEIPLTQQDIADLVYASRPAVTKAMNALRRRGVLDYRRELICVNHIALESAA